In Mytilus trossulus isolate FHL-02 chromosome 14, PNRI_Mtr1.1.1.hap1, whole genome shotgun sequence, a genomic segment contains:
- the LOC134697177 gene encoding uncharacterized protein LOC134697177 has translation MDQMQLELLKEFVKNLKRDPDTIHLPELSFFKEWLVSLGANLPLPSKPEPPKGETKPEPTKEPEPEPVPEPEPEPESEESDLELDEEGVITDDDEELPEYADASLEVTEEMLDSADEKRSAAMSAMSEGNLEEAVKIFTEAIKVNPMSALLYAKRGSAFIKLKKLKKAIHDCDKAIELNPDSAQGYKWRGMAKKKLGQWEDAYHDLTMACKLDYDDTANELLHDVTPNAKKIIEHKRKYDRKKQEKELNARKERIRKAKEDYEKQRQESSTSSSGGFPGGFPGGFPGGFPGGMGGMGGMPGGMGGMPGGMGGMPGGMGGMPGGMGGMPGGMGGMPGGMGGMPGGMGGGGMPGAGAGAGGGGGMPDLSKLLSDPEILSAFQDPEVSAAFQDISTNPANISKYQNNPKVQTLINKMAGKFGQPPPE, from the exons TTTAGGGGCAAATTTACCTCTTCCAAGTAAACCAGAGCCCCCAAAAGGGGAGACAAAACCAGAACCTACAAAGGAACCTgag CCTGAACCTGTACCAGAGCCAGAACCTGAACCAGAAAGTGAAGAAAGTGATTTAG AATTGGACGAGGAAGGTGTGATTACTGATGATGATGAGGAACTACCTGAGTATGCTGATGCCAGTCTGGAAGTCACAGAAGAAATGTTAGATTCAGCCGATGAGAAAAGGAGTGCTGCTATGTCAGCCATGTCTGAAG GAAACTTGGAAGAGGCTGTGAAAATATTTACAGAGGCCATCAAGGTCAACCCAATGTCTGCTTTATTGTATGCAAAGAGAGGAAG TGCATTTATCAAAttgaagaaattaaagaaaGCTATACATGATTGTGATAAAGCCATTGAACTAAATCCAGATTCTGCTCAAGGATATAAATGGAGAGGAATGGCCAAAAA gaaACTAGGACAGTGGGAGGATGCCTACCATGATCTAACAATGGCCTGTAAACTGGATTATGATGACACTGCTAATGAGTTGTTACATGATGTTACACCAAAT GCAAAGAAAATAATTGAACACAAAAGGAAATATGATAGAAAGAAGCAGGAAAAAGAATTGAATGCCAGAAAAGAAAGAATCAGGAAAGCAAAAGAAGATTATGAAAAACAAAGacag GAAAGCAGCACTAGTTCATCTGGAGGATTTCCAGGGGGATTCCCAGGTGGTTTCCCAGGAGGATTTCCTG GAGGTATGGGTGGTATGGGAGGCATGCCAGGTGGTATGGGAGGCATGCCTGGTGGCATGGGAGGTATGCCAGGAGGAATGGGAGGTATGCCCGGTGGCATGGGAGGTATGCCAGGTGGTATGGGAGGCATGCCAGGTGGCATGGGAGGCATGCCTGGTGGTATGGGAGGAGGAGGAATGCCTGGAGCAGGAGCTGGGGCCGGAGGTGGAGGTGGAATGCCAGATTTATCCAAGCTACTCAGTGATCCAGAAATTCTTTCTGCATTCCAG GATCCTGAAGTGTCTGCAGCATTTCAAGACATCAGTACAAATCCAGCTAACATttctaaatatcaaaataatccTAAGGTTCAGACACTTATCAACAAAATGGCTGGAAAGTTTGGTCAACCACCACCAGAGTAA